CGGTCGCACCCTCAAACCAGAGTTTGCCTTGCAAAACTGACACACTGACCGCAAAAGAGTCCGccttgttgccatggtaaccacATCAGCCACATAACTATGACAACACGCTGGCTCACATAAACATGCATAATTATGCCCcctttcattttgtcattttgtgccATGAAACAATTCCCAAGCACTGATTGACTGGACAGGTTCATAAGAGCTAGCGGGTGACCCTTTGACCTCGCAATTACCACAGACTCATCAGCGGGATCGCGATCCGAGTCCTGTTTACCGCTGGGTCGACTCGCCGAATACTGTGAACACAATCCAGCACTTCCTTTTGCGTTGGGCTGCAGGCGGCGTCTTTTATTGCAGATTCCTTTGAGGCAGGAGTATCTGAGGGAGACTCCAGAGAGGCGCTTGCTCGCTGAGCAATTTATATGTTCTCATCAAAGCGTCTTCTTTAGACCCTCAAGGCAGGTCTTAATTGTTCGACGTGATATCTGCACCCCGCCCGccactcaccccccccccccccccttttcccaCTCGCTTGCCTTACTTTTCGCTGTTTTCGTCTCCCTCCTGCCTCCCACCAACCCTCCCTGCAGCTATTAGGAATTGGATTTGGAGCAGAACGATCCATTTagtaaaccccccccccccccaccccccgaatTCTATCCCCCTCGCCCCGCTCTCACCAGCTTCCACACCTCCTCTTGTAGGCTTCTCTCATCAAAGCCAAGGCTTAATCTGTCTATTTTTACCTGGAGGAATGAAAGGAAGGGGATGAGGTAATGCTTTTCCTGTCCATCAGGTGGGCAGTCGTGCGCGCCTGGTGTTGCGTATGATTTAGAGAGCTAGCGCCACCATGTGGACTCCAATGGAAACGAGCTGATTCACGAGAGGACTGGAAAAATGGTGACGTCACTTAGTGGAAAAACATAgcgtacatttaaaacattttgttaataaaacaaacttgattttgtgtgtgtgtgggagaaaCATCGGacattgaaactcattttttaatattccaAATACAAATTTGCATTGGAGTCACGAtacaaaatccattaaaaataataataataataataaaagttggCTTCACAAAATAGTGAACctaccagaagaaaaaaataaaatgtctaatagtaataaaataatttgaccagTTGTGACTGGACTCTCCGTATCCACTTAAACACAGCTAAGACATTGTAACACCAACGAGTCACATGACACTCGGGAGCGAAAGCACTAACCGTGCATTTAcccacttttgttgccaggggtcaAGTTATTACATCATTCACTGCTAGCCCAGCTGAAATGGATTTTTTGACTTATATAGTGTCAATGAATGGTATGTTGAACCCTCGTATCCTGAGATAAGTTTATTATGTTAAGCAGAAAAGTCGCACATgagtctaaaaataaataatggtgTGTAGACAAATCTGAGAGAGACAGAAAAGTATGCACAGTGCTTCCGATACATCCAGAAAGCCTTCCGGGCCACTTGTTTGTATTTCCATTCAGTGTttattatccccccccccctccctttgcTGTAAAGGCACTTATGTGGCAGAGCTGCTGCATCCCATAGCAAGGAAGAGAagataaatgtttgaaaattgtTGCTTTCAGTTGTCTTTGTCGTGGCTCTGACCGTTGCAAGGGTTGGGTCGGCCGATACCGAATTTGCCTGGGTGGTCTTTAAAGTCAAGGTGGTCGTGGACAAAGTGTGGATGCCGCTCTATGAAATGATGAAGTTGGTCTGGACAAGGAAAGTGGAGAGCGGGTCTCACAGGTTGTCCTTGTATGATCAACACCATCAATAGAAATGCGCTTTTCCCATTCAAAATGGAAGCATTTTTCTTACCATATGTGATTTTGCCGGTGTCTGGTCCATCCAGCTTCATAAAAAACTGCGATAATTCAACTTCTTTCACCCCCAAGATTATTTCCAATGTGGAGGCCAGCTCGTCCTGGTGGACCTCGCCGCTGTCCTCGTTCTCGTACATCTGCGCGCGAAAGCGAGCTCTTTGTTTAATGCGGTACATAAAAGACGTTTTGAAGCACAAAATGGTGAACGTGCTTTTACCTCGAAGGCCAGCTTGAGGGTCTCCATTGACCTTGAGGGTCGGTTAATAGTGGACAACGCAATGATGAAGTGTCTGATGTCTACGTGTCCCTCTTCATCCTGGACAAAATAAACATCTCGCATAAAAGGATTGCGCAAACAAATGGTCGACAAAATGCTACATTGTGTAAAGAGGGCATATTTatgcaaaatttactttatcttgctttttattttcactttatgcaCATTTTATGTACAATAGTGTGAACTTTGACAACTGCGAATATTCCTTCTCTTTCTGCACTCTCTGACACTGaaagcgccactgccacctactgtagtggatgtgcaattgcacttaattctattacagcaaaaaataaataaaaaatccttgaGTTCATCCCCCGCGGTTCAATTACCAAATTACCCAGTGGTGTCTTAGcacaaggtaagcagagctgcatcgTATTTTATTTTGCTGCGCAAAGGCAGTTTATCTGCTCATGAAGTTGTTGCTGTGGTGACTGTGCAGGGGGAGGGGGTTATTTATGTTTTGGCGACATTGACACAGTAGAATTAAGGACGAGTACCAATGCCAGGTATCGGTGTTGGGCTGATACCCagttttatttcaaggtatcataTGGCGGAATCAGAAATTAGAAACTAGTATAAattgaatgcaattttaaggaatttatttattattaatacatttttattttttattttttttttatcaatcagTCGTGGTTTTGGAACTTAGTATCGATTACTACTgaagtactcatactggtatcggtatgAAAAACTGGTATTGACCATCCTAAGTACAGTAAAATAATTTCTCCATTAATTCAAATTTGTGCTCAGGaggttgctcttttttttcaaatgtcctATTTCTATTCCTTGCATTTTAACACGCAAGAAAAATTGTTACAGGAATGTTATTAAGACACCTGCGAACTGTTTTGAGTATAAACCAAAACGCTTATCACTCAAAATTCTTGCAATCTACAGAAtctccactagagggagccattTGTGTAGGAACAGAAAAATATGAGCAAGCTTAGGATAACTGTGCTTTTCTACACCACTGCAAATCCAATATGTATCAATAACTAATCAATTACCTTGACAAAGAGGCTGATTACTTCCTGGAGTGTATTTGTAACCGGCAGGTGAAGGAAGCATGCCAAGTCTTCTAAATTCAGCTGATGTCTTTGCAGCTTCCTGGCTCTGCTGGCCAGCTCCTTCAGCAGGCTGTCTGTGGTCTTCAGCCTGTCGTTACAAACAAGCGGAAGCCAAATTCATCAATGGTCGTGGAAATTGGTAAGTACACTCAACTAATGTTCAGTCTTGCGTTGTTGTGATTCTTCTGTGCCACCAGGAGATGTCAGTAACATCCTGACTCTAATCGCACCCACTCAATAAGCCCTCTGCtctataaaattaaatacaaaaaaattaatacaaatagaacaaatatatatatatatgtatatttaaaaaaaagagattgaaaaaacaaaaatacatttaaaaaaaatacataaaaataattaaataatcaataaataaaaacactctgctctcacatttatttcatgctgagGACGCGCTGccaggtcaaaatgttattcaaatgagctgGCGGTCCTGagcatgtcttgggttgggctctgctgttgcaaactggcgagacttccttgttcgcccgCCCgcagaacattttgttttgacaaagcgtctgcagcatgaaataaataaatgtgagagcatagtgtttttatttattgatttatatttaattatatttatatatttattttcatttattttaatatttatttttattattggttTCATctttataatttatatttttatttatttatgaatatattgtttttatttccatttatatttatttttattattcattttatttttgtaatttatatttatttttattattggttTCATctttataatttatatttttatttatttatttatttatgaatatattgtttttatttccatttatatttatttttattattcattttatttttgtaatttatatttatttttattattggttTCATctttataatttatatttttatttatttatttatttatgaatatattgtttttatttccatttatatttatttttattattcattttatttttgtaatttttatttatttatttatggatatattgtttttatttccatttatatacatttttggtatttaatttttgaattaaatttttttatatccattttttattttcacttatttattgagtcatttatttattttttaatttgggcagttttgttCCTCCATACGACTCACCCCAGGCGGCGCACCAGCAGATTGAACTCCAGCAGGCTGCTGGGGTCTTGGATGCACAGGGGCCCCTCTGAAAAACTGATCTCCCGGTCCTCGAAGGACAGATCTGTGAGCGGCACCTCCAGCGCTCTGTCAAAAGGAAAGCCCGTGAAAGGTCATCAAAAACGCTTTTCAAAAGAATGGCCCGCATGTAAATACGCTCACTCGGCCATGACTTTTCGGACGTTGCTGGCGAACAGGGTCGGGTTTTCCTTCTCCTCGTCGGACGGCGTGTAAACCGGCAAGTACTGAGGACGCAGAATGTCAGCTGAGTAAAACAAGTCACCATCCAAATTCTTGCATCAAAAATTCTCACCTCGATCTCCATGGCATTGTGAGGTTGACACAGAGTGAGCCATAAGATCTTGAACCTGGGAGACAAAAATCAGGATCAAACAATACTATGGCCAGCTGGCTGCTCAGTGACCCAATGTCACATTCTTTTCCAGTCGGGTTCTAACAGCAGGAAGtcgacagtgtgtgtgtgtgtgtgtgtacgatGGTGCTGTTTGTGTTGGTGTGTTCCACTCACGCTCCGGGCCCTTGCCACGTCCATGAAATTGTATCCTGCGGAAGGGAAGCGGAGAAAGGAAATGACAAACTTTTTCATCAAGGCTGTAGCAGAAAACTGTGCTGCTTTTGTGCGCGACTGTGTGGTTTTAACGGTGCGAGGGGAGGTTAGGGTGTGGAGGGCAGACGGGTCGCACTGATCTCCGGTTACACGGGGGCCCGCCTTGGACTCGGGCTGCTTAAAttgcacataaaaatatatatgtatttgtcaAGGCCGTCACTTgacttatttaattatttaacttattcactgacattgacgcctataaacgttaaaaattcatttgaactatttctattagttttccattttttttaccatttttgttagcaagagtatgaaaacctagacatttttttttaataacctttttttttttaaagaatattaaaaattaggggcatcaggcgattaaactcgcatacgtatatatatatatatatttttttttttaaatttatttatatatatctgttctaaatgtaaacaaaaaaaatcttggttttcatactcatgttaacaaaagtggggaaagaaatgaatagttcaaatgaatttttgacgtctatagccgtcaatggcagttaaaaaGTTAAGTGTCACtatagagaatttttttttttttttttaatgagaaagtCAACACTACACTGCAGGACTTTTAGCTTggataaatgtattaatttttgctgtattgtgGACACAGGGAAATCAGAACTCCATCTGCCTGCAGCTCAACAGGATGAAAACATGTTGAGACGAGTATCAGCCAAAGCAGTTCATCACTAACAAGGTAACCACACAAGTATGATGAATACATGTCACGCCAATTATTCACTAAACActagtacagtggtgccttgagatatgaggtTAATGCATTCCGTGCACATGCTCTTAACTAGGGATCGGTGCGTattgataccaggtatcggtaatTGTGACGGTGGCCGATAAGACTCGATACTCATACGATTtcaaaaatgctatattgggatataaaggtctttctttaaaatgatcttgtcattttttgggggtggggcaATTTTATagatcaaaagtattagtggtatcggtacttggtatcggcatCAGTGGCTACTCAAGTTGAGTACCTGTCCTGttatcggtctggaaaaaaaagtggtattgaacatccctactcAGAACTCAAAACCAGTATCTCAAGTTGTccttccccattgaaatgaatggaaatgccattaatccgttccagccttcccccaaaaatgtgtagtGTATCTTAAAACACAGTAATGGGATTACATTGAATGAAAACAATTAAAGACTTTGCGCATgattggccaccaggaggcataACAGTTacttacacacacaaatcaataaATGTACTAcgatttatttctttaaactgcTGTCGCTATGAATATTGTCATAATGTCTGTCTACCATATTTTGTTGCAATAAATGTGCTCAAATATCATTTGGTTGAAATGTTGCACCACTgccacatagatgctaattgttagccacTCTATGGTATtacccattatgtgttagcattaagctagtggtcAGGCAAATGTATGCGGttttaaatacaattctttgtttatgtttagtcgacggaaaaaaaaaaaaatctttaaggAGCCATTCTCGTATTAGACGTGTGTTTATCTAAATATAGCGGTTGAGATCAGAAAACTCGGGAAACTTTGAGGGAATCTGCCGGCTTAGCAAATCATGTATATTTCATGTGGTGAGGTGCATTTAGAGACGTGAcacctgtgtgcgtgcgtgcacacgcatgtgtgtgtgtgcgtattcgTCCGAGAGACGAGTAAAGGAAGAAAGCGCCGGATGAAATTTCATCCGACCAGAACATGAAGTCATTCAACAAAAGTACACGTTAACGTGAGCGAAACCGTTACATCacagtgtgcgtgtgcgtgtgcgtgttgagTCGAGTGCCAAGCTGGTCCTAAAGTTTCTGTTAATGATGTTTACCAGTTTGTTTTGGTATCGCAAAACCACTGGTTGCACCGGGAGTCCTGGGATGAAAGCACCTGGCCAAGCAGAGGATAAGAGGAAATGAGTCAGTTTTGCGGCGAGGCGCCACCGTCCGACGACGCACAGACAGAAAACACACCGGCAACAATGTACACCATCCAATACCCTGGTGGAATTAGCGACTGGAATAAATGGGGATTAGAccgagcagggggggggggacagcgGCTGACAGCTAAACGCGCTTGGACACAGGAAGTGAGGGGCTTACAATATGCTCGTAAATAAACTGTATGCCACGCTGTTACAATGAGACAAAAGATTAACACCGAGGGCACATATTACGGGaaattggatttggatttttgtttgtgtacaacagttgggtctctggagtggCTATCAAGTgggaaattacaaaaaaaggttatttaaggtcaaattgaatttaaaaaaaactatataaagGGTTCGAGTCATGATGAAGGCTTATTGCAGAGCTGGGCGAGTAATGATACCAGGtagggcgatatggcccaaaaataaaatctggatttttacagacattcaggacgattttgattttaatcgattttaactcattcactgccattgacggacggctataaacgtcaaaaatttgtttagtttaactttttttgttcttcgtttttgttaacaagagtatgaaaacctagggaaaacaatctttattggacatttagaacagatatcaaatttgtgattaatcgtgagttaactagtgaagtcatgctattaattacgataaaaataaaataaaataaaaacatttatcgtaattaatcgcatgacttcaatagttaactcacaattaaccacaaattttatatctgttctaaatgtgcaattaaaaaaaaaaacctaataccAGGTATCAATATCATTATTTCAATGTGTGGGATACTTGCAacggtggccgataccagtatcggttcaaataaattgtgcaaccacatattttgattgggatgTTTTCAggctactgtatttatttattttttatttttattatttttatttatttttttattgtttattttttaatttattatttttttatttattcattcattcatattcattttgttgtgcggtctatataaaatatgtattttatgaataaatggcaaaaaataataatagaaataggCTCTTTTAGGGGGGtgctatattgtgatatataggtctttaaaaTTTTCTGGCATTTGTTTAAATGTTCTCAATAAtgtggtatcagtacttagtatcggtgactactcgagAATTGAGTACTTATACTGGTATTAATCGGAAAAGAAAAGTGTCAAACATCCCTAGTTTGCAGAAATAAAAGTACATACCCGCCTTGAATAAGATGAGGCTTGACCTGTTGGTGCATGTCCCCTCTGGAAATATCATAATCTagattcaagaaaaaaaaatatattttcgcATTGAAAGTAACAAATGGAGTCAATTGGGTGCGTTACCTGAGGCCACTCCCCTCCAGAACGCGATCTCCTCTTGATCTCCTCGACAGTTTGCTTCCTGGAGTCCTGGTCCGAGCGGAACACAAAAACCGGTCTAATGTATTTGATCAGGGCTGagtagacaaaaataaataaataaat
The sequence above is drawn from the Vanacampus margaritifer isolate UIUO_Vmar chromosome 17, RoL_Vmar_1.0, whole genome shotgun sequence genome and encodes:
- the lpcat1 gene encoding lysophosphatidylcholine acyltransferase 1 encodes the protein MNSSGTRPSRWGRNPFVHTLKFSTADKIKIGFMSVTVFPVRLLLVSFLMLLAWPFAFAASLGRSEYVVEPRSRLRRFIDRSLRVIMRAMWFCGGFHRIKVKGERVAPSQAPIITVAPHSSYFDAIPVTRTMCSIVAKRESGSIPVWGTLIKYIRPVFVFRSDQDSRKQTVEEIKRRSRSGGEWPQIMIFPEGTCTNRSSLILFKAGAFIPGLPVQPVVLRYQNKLDTISWTWQGPGAFKILWLTLCQPHNAMEIEYLPVYTPSDEEKENPTLFASNVRKVMAEALEVPLTDLSFEDREISFSEGPLCIQDPSSLLEFNLLVRRLGLKTTDSLLKELASRARKLQRHQLNLEDLACFLHLPVTNTLQEVISLFVKDEEGHVDIRHFIIALSTINRPSRSMETLKLAFEMYENEDSGEVHQDELASTLEIILGVKEVELSQFFMKLDGPDTGKITYDQLHHFIERHPHFVHDHLDFKDHPGKFGIGRPNPCNGQSHDKDN